The genomic interval CGCTCGAAACTTGCCGCACGATTCAATGCCCGCTATGCTGTCGAACCGTGGTCATCACTGCACAGCGCTGATTCAATGCTCGATTCAATGCAATGGGATAACCACGGCATGCACCGGAGTGGCGGTGGCACGGTTTTCTCGAAATCACGATGTTCGCCGCCACCCGGTGATGCCAACCGTTATGCGTTAGAATTTTACCCTAAAGGAAGAACAATGGAACTTGGAAAACGATGTATCGCTGAAGGAATTGGGACTTTCTGGCTTGTCTTTGGCGGTTGCGGAAGCGCCGTCTTGGCGGCAATGTTCGCGGCGCCGATGGATGGCACCTCTGTAAATTTGGGAATCGGTTTCGTTGGCGTTTCCTTCGCCTTCGGACTCACCGTGCTAACGATGGCGTACGCAATCGGACACATCTCCGGATGTCACCTCAATCCGGCCGTTTCTGCGGGATTGGTCGCAGGTGGGCGATTTCCGATGAAGGAGTTTTTTCCGTACGTAGTATCCCAGGTCGTTGGAGCATTGGCCGGTGCCGCTGTGCTGTACGTGATCGCGTCAGGCAAAAACGGATTCTCACTGTCCGGTGGCTTTGCAAGTAATGGATACGGGGAACACTCGCCAGGACAGTATTCGATTCTCGCCTGTTTCGTCGCCGAAGTAGTACTGACGTTCATGTTTTTGATGATTATTCTTGGGGCAACGGATCGACGCGCGCCCGCAGGATTTGCCCCCATAGCAATCGGGCTGGGGCTGACGTTGATCCATCTGATCGGCATTCCGATAACCAACTTGTCCGTCAACCCAGCCAGGTCAACCGGGCCTGCGGTTTTCGTACAGGGTTGGGCGCTGATGCAGCTGTGGATGTTTTGGGTGGCGCCCATACTTGGCGCCGTCATTGCTGGGGTTGTTTACAAAACCTGCTTTGACACCAAGCCCGAGAACGCATAACAAAGCCGTGAACCGGAGCGGCCGATAACGCGAGTTCTGAAATCAAAGTCTTTTGGCGGCCGCCCGGTTACGGCCGCCGTTACGTGGCAGAACATGCGAACCACCAACTACACCGTTGCTGACGTGGAGCATTTCGCCCAATACTTTGCGCCCCTTACCTTCGATCCTGACGCAACTCGAGAACTTCATTTTCAGGCCACTAGTTTCTATTGGTCTGACGAAATGCCAGAGTTTGTTGATGATGACTATGAGGCATCGTTACGGCACTTCATGATCTACTTGCTTAGCTACCGCAAGGTGTTGATGTACGGCGAAGGCGTCGCCGAATTTGAGCCCATCTGGAAT from Rubripirellula tenax carries:
- the aqpZ gene encoding aquaporin Z — protein: MELGKRCIAEGIGTFWLVFGGCGSAVLAAMFAAPMDGTSVNLGIGFVGVSFAFGLTVLTMAYAIGHISGCHLNPAVSAGLVAGGRFPMKEFFPYVVSQVVGALAGAAVLYVIASGKNGFSLSGGFASNGYGEHSPGQYSILACFVAEVVLTFMFLMIILGATDRRAPAGFAPIAIGLGLTLIHLIGIPITNLSVNPARSTGPAVFVQGWALMQLWMFWVAPILGAVIAGVVYKTCFDTKPENA